A region from the Myxococcales bacterium genome encodes:
- a CDS encoding ATP-dependent 6-phosphofructokinase, translating to MARRVCIVTGGGDAPGINAVLRAFVHASSPDIDVFGARFGFEGLMDDETIVPLPIAAVRGILPKGGSILGCSTRVYPFFVPVPGGSATHDLGPDIVARLQRLEMEGLVLIGGDGTMAAAKRFMDAGLPCVGIPKTIDNDMGGTDQTFGFDTALDTATRAVDALHSTAESHRRVMILEVMGRYAGFIALESGVAGGADVVLLPEIPYDIARIVEKIEERERLGLRFTIVVVAEGAAPKGGVVAEIEGGRPGHLPRLGGAGARLALESERACPSAEVRVTVLGHLQRGGSPSAFDRALGSRFGAAAARLVRTGEWGKMVSLRGTRIESIPIEAALLEKKVLDPQGEYATAARLLGITLGD from the coding sequence ATGGCTCGACGCGTCTGCATTGTCACCGGCGGGGGCGACGCCCCTGGCATCAACGCGGTCTTGCGGGCCTTCGTCCACGCGTCGTCGCCAGACATCGACGTCTTCGGCGCACGCTTTGGCTTCGAAGGTCTGATGGACGACGAGACCATCGTGCCGTTGCCCATCGCGGCGGTGCGCGGGATCTTGCCGAAGGGTGGCAGCATCCTCGGGTGCTCGACGCGCGTCTATCCGTTCTTCGTGCCGGTCCCCGGCGGTTCGGCAACCCACGACCTCGGTCCTGACATCGTCGCGCGGCTCCAGCGACTCGAAATGGAGGGGCTGGTCCTTATCGGCGGCGACGGCACCATGGCGGCGGCGAAACGGTTCATGGACGCGGGCCTTCCGTGCGTGGGAATCCCAAAGACCATCGACAACGACATGGGCGGCACCGATCAGACCTTCGGCTTCGACACCGCCCTGGACACGGCAACGCGCGCCGTCGACGCGCTTCACTCGACGGCGGAATCGCATCGTCGGGTGATGATCCTCGAGGTGATGGGTCGCTACGCAGGCTTCATCGCCCTCGAGTCGGGCGTCGCCGGCGGCGCCGACGTGGTCCTCCTGCCCGAGATTCCCTACGACATCGCCCGCATCGTCGAGAAGATCGAGGAGCGTGAGCGGCTCGGTCTGCGCTTCACCATCGTCGTCGTCGCGGAAGGCGCCGCGCCCAAAGGCGGTGTCGTCGCAGAGATCGAGGGCGGCCGCCCGGGCCACTTGCCGCGCCTCGGCGGCGCCGGCGCGAGACTCGCGCTCGAGAGCGAACGCGCGTGCCCGTCAGCCGAGGTGCGCGTCACGGTGCTCGGTCACTTGCAGCGCGGGGGCAGCCCGTCAGCTTTCGATCGGGCCCTTGGCTCGCGCTTCGGCGCGGCCGCCGCGAGGCTGGTCCGCACTGGCGAGTGGGGCAAGATGGTGAGCCTGCGGGGGACGCGCATCGAGTCGATCCCGATTGAGGCGGCGCTCTTGGAGAAGAAGGTCCTGGACCCGCAGGGGGAGTACGCCACCGCTGCGCGACTCCTCGGCATCACGCTCGGGGACTAA
- a CDS encoding fibronectin type III domain-containing protein, whose protein sequence is MNAATAALVVGAVLVTSCSRLSPSIRADAAPPPTKRDATARDVPSDGTDTGSDGGKEANAANPGVAASPAVEIALEDAPLLTVRALGPSLIELTLSDRAPAAWKTVEVERRVASEEPRQHDKFEQSTGRLRVVAPHRHVHSAKPATTYAYRARTTGPWSPEVIVRTAAPGGPPPGPTSFDAKATTPFAVRLSWEADAQMVAGFEIEVASDGNPYVRAALVDATVREFVHHHRLPKREYSYRVRAFNGLGPSARSPVVPVTTPEHGRLESAARPPCEPLPKASPNMPHDVVNHRGGKSLYSVPDRTNPLKRHLFGEYEGCFRDFGAFELQDPSIVAIEDYVDEGFPLVRGVAGAGEFVGAQLHTMRFSRGRYTLVDIANFCGSPAPDRDPADPSVGTEAGDDLSAHAPPFEKCQRDFRR, encoded by the coding sequence ATGAACGCGGCGACGGCGGCGCTGGTTGTCGGCGCCGTCCTGGTCACCAGTTGCTCGCGGCTCAGCCCTTCGATCCGCGCGGACGCGGCTCCGCCTCCCACGAAGAGGGACGCAACCGCTCGAGACGTCCCGTCCGACGGGACCGATACTGGCAGCGACGGCGGCAAGGAAGCCAACGCGGCGAACCCGGGCGTAGCGGCGAGCCCCGCGGTTGAGATCGCGCTCGAGGATGCCCCGCTCCTCACCGTGCGGGCCCTGGGACCATCTCTCATCGAGCTCACGCTTAGCGACCGCGCGCCAGCCGCGTGGAAGACCGTCGAGGTCGAGCGCCGCGTCGCGTCCGAGGAGCCTCGACAACACGACAAGTTCGAGCAAAGCACGGGCCGCCTCCGCGTCGTCGCTCCCCATCGACACGTTCACTCGGCCAAGCCGGCGACAACCTACGCGTACCGCGCGCGCACGACCGGCCCTTGGTCACCGGAGGTTATCGTTCGCACCGCCGCGCCGGGTGGCCCGCCACCGGGTCCGACGTCGTTCGATGCGAAGGCCACGACGCCGTTCGCCGTGCGGCTCTCGTGGGAAGCCGACGCGCAAATGGTCGCTGGCTTCGAGATCGAGGTGGCTTCCGATGGCAACCCGTACGTTCGTGCCGCGCTCGTCGATGCCACGGTGCGTGAGTTTGTCCACCACCATCGACTGCCGAAGCGCGAGTACAGCTATCGCGTCCGAGCGTTCAACGGGCTCGGTCCCTCGGCGCGATCCCCGGTCGTGCCTGTCACGACTCCGGAGCACGGACGCTTGGAGTCTGCTGCGCGACCTCCGTGCGAGCCGCTGCCAAAGGCCTCGCCAAACATGCCGCACGACGTCGTCAACCACCGCGGAGGCAAGTCGCTCTACAGCGTCCCCGACCGAACGAACCCGCTCAAGCGGCACCTGTTCGGTGAGTACGAAGGATGTTTTCGAGACTTCGGCGCCTTCGAGCTGCAGGACCCAAGCATCGTCGCCATCGAGGACTACGTCGATGAGGGGTTTCCACTCGTGCGTGGGGTCGCGGGGGCGGGCGAGTTTGTGGGCGCACAGCTCCACACGATGCGCTTCTCACGGGGTCGGTACACGTTGGTCGACATCGCCAACTTCTGCGGTTCGCCGGCTCCCGACCGCGATCCGGCCGACCCGAGCGTGGGCACCGAGGCCGGCGACGACCTCAGCGCGCACGCTCCCCCCTTCGAGAAGTGCCAGCGCGACTTTCGGCGTTGA
- a CDS encoding RMD1 family protein, protein MATIPIAAYAIASTVPLRELVTLFDGKAALTKASKTALVASYSGNGWAVLHDFGAVVFFGVDEAEQKRVIAAMQRFDEGGPAGGTPRAPVAESFRVEVRADVARPNASFDGAVVRELSAPIVEIVAFVIGQSVAMEYYEEDVDGLVDKLHTVAVQLEQMGHFRGRVRDLLRLVGLGMTLRNRVVRTLSLLDSPALTWDVEELDRLHRDLKQSFSIEDRYRALDHKLHMIDDNLELLVDLAQQKRSLFLEILVVVLIAIEVVLFVAQMKH, encoded by the coding sequence ATGGCGACCATCCCCATAGCGGCTTACGCCATCGCGTCGACTGTTCCGCTGCGGGAGCTCGTGACGCTCTTCGACGGGAAGGCAGCCCTCACCAAGGCGTCGAAGACGGCGCTCGTCGCCAGCTACTCGGGGAACGGTTGGGCCGTGCTCCACGACTTCGGCGCGGTCGTCTTTTTTGGCGTCGACGAAGCGGAGCAAAAGCGCGTCATCGCGGCGATGCAGCGTTTCGACGAGGGTGGCCCCGCCGGCGGAACGCCCCGCGCACCCGTCGCGGAGAGCTTTCGCGTCGAGGTCCGCGCTGACGTCGCGCGTCCCAACGCGAGCTTCGATGGCGCGGTCGTTCGCGAGCTCAGCGCTCCCATCGTCGAGATCGTGGCCTTCGTCATCGGGCAATCGGTGGCCATGGAGTACTACGAGGAGGACGTCGACGGCCTCGTCGACAAGCTCCACACGGTGGCCGTCCAACTCGAGCAGATGGGCCACTTTCGCGGCCGCGTTCGGGATCTCTTGCGGCTTGTGGGGCTCGGTATGACGCTCCGCAATCGCGTCGTCCGCACGCTCTCGCTGCTCGACTCGCCGGCGCTCACGTGGGACGTCGAAGAGCTGGACCGCCTGCATCGCGATTTGAAGCAGTCGTTCTCGATCGAGGATCGGTATCGAGCCCTCGATCACAAGCTGCACATGATCGACGACAACCTGGAGCTCCTCGTTGACCTCGCTCAGCAGAAGCGGAGCTTGTTTCTGGAGATCCTCGTGGTGGTCCTCATCGCCATCGAGGTCGTGTTGTTCGTCGCGCAGATGAAGCACTGA
- a CDS encoding aminotransferase class IV produces the protein MIVTAIINGRTSGADDGTVSVFDRGFLYGDSVFEVFRTYGGETPTAEAHLARLAASAELVRMAAPEPELLRREVAQAIAEARRDGDEGDLMVRVIVTRGGGMALAFDDEGRLGTRVIMALPLRAHSRELYRSGVGVMLASAARTTDGTDAMGAKVSNYLRALLLLDDAKRRGAHEVLLVDERGAVREGATSNVFAWHGDRLLTPPAGDILVGITRGHVLAAARDLGVAVSEERLTREALASAREVFITSSLREVMPIVSVDGRRVGDGAPGAMTRRLHGDLRRRIAPKHTAAMPWE, from the coding sequence TTGATCGTCACGGCGATCATCAACGGCCGCACCTCGGGCGCTGACGACGGAACCGTCAGCGTGTTCGACCGCGGCTTTCTCTACGGCGACTCGGTCTTCGAGGTCTTTCGTACCTACGGCGGCGAGACGCCCACGGCGGAGGCGCACCTCGCTCGCCTCGCGGCCTCCGCGGAGCTTGTGCGCATGGCGGCGCCGGAACCGGAGCTCCTTCGCCGCGAAGTTGCGCAAGCCATCGCTGAAGCGCGCCGTGACGGCGACGAGGGCGACCTTATGGTTCGCGTCATCGTCACGCGCGGCGGCGGCATGGCGCTAGCGTTCGACGACGAAGGCAGGCTCGGCACGCGCGTGATCATGGCGCTCCCCTTGCGAGCGCATTCGCGCGAGCTTTACCGCAGCGGCGTTGGGGTGATGCTCGCGTCAGCGGCGAGGACGACCGACGGGACCGACGCCATGGGCGCCAAGGTGTCGAACTACCTCCGAGCGTTGCTCCTGCTGGACGACGCCAAGCGCCGCGGGGCGCACGAGGTGCTGCTCGTGGACGAGCGCGGGGCCGTGAGGGAAGGCGCCACATCGAACGTCTTCGCGTGGCACGGCGACCGGCTCCTCACGCCGCCCGCCGGCGACATTCTGGTAGGCATCACGCGCGGGCACGTGCTCGCCGCCGCCCGCGACCTCGGCGTCGCGGTCTCGGAGGAGCGGCTCACGCGCGAGGCGTTGGCTTCGGCGCGTGAGGTGTTCATCACGTCGAGTCTGAGGGAAGTGATGCCCATCGTGTCCGTCGACGGACGCCGCGTTGGCGACGGTGCTCCGGGAGCGATGACGCGGCGCCTTCATGGAGACCTGCGAAGGCGCATCGCACCGAAACACACGGCCGCCATGCCGTGGGAATAG
- a CDS encoding class I SAM-dependent methyltransferase — MLRKVKESLLKTGWSLGLYTPPDRATLAVLLRRFAANASVKRVLFVGVKAYNRDLPAIFAPRTFATIDPTPEVAAFGGDPHWIDVLENLEAHTGPSSFDLVVMNGVIGFGLNEPANVERALRQVHRALVPGGTLLLGINEEIATHVDLARVEAMKHFVARDLPGFGAPRLVLPTPFREKTHTFACFERSPGDADGGQHASASEPVR, encoded by the coding sequence ATGCTTCGAAAGGTCAAAGAGTCGCTCCTCAAGACCGGCTGGTCTTTGGGTCTCTACACGCCGCCAGACCGCGCCACGCTCGCGGTGCTCTTGCGCCGCTTCGCCGCGAACGCCAGCGTAAAGCGCGTGCTCTTCGTCGGCGTGAAGGCGTACAACCGCGACCTGCCGGCCATCTTCGCGCCGCGCACCTTCGCGACCATCGATCCGACTCCGGAGGTTGCCGCGTTCGGCGGAGACCCGCACTGGATCGACGTCCTCGAGAACCTGGAGGCGCACACGGGGCCGTCCTCCTTCGACCTCGTCGTTATGAACGGCGTCATCGGCTTTGGCCTCAACGAGCCGGCGAACGTCGAGCGCGCGCTGCGGCAAGTGCACCGCGCCCTGGTGCCCGGCGGCACGCTCCTCTTGGGAATCAACGAGGAGATCGCGACGCACGTCGACCTCGCACGCGTCGAGGCAATGAAGCACTTCGTCGCGCGTGACCTGCCGGGATTCGGGGCGCCGCGCCTCGTGCTTCCCACCCCTTTCCGCGAGAAGACGCACACCTTCGCGTGCTTTGAGCGCTCGCCCGGCGACGCAGACGGGGGCCAGCACGCGAGCGCGTCGGAGCCGGTGCGTTGA